The genome window CTTTACTAATTGActtatttttcttggttattagaaaattacaaaaacaAAGACCAGTAGCAGAATTGCAATGGCTACAAGAAAAGAAGCCTTTTGCATGAAAGGCTTGCTCAGTCTAGAGGGTTATGATCTTTTAACCTCTTGGAAGATATTCTCGATAACAAAGACATAATCTGTAACAAAAATGAGAATTTCACATTAAGTTCAAACAGATCTGAAAGAGATACACATACGAACTTCCCATCTCACAATTCAGGGGAAAAAACAGAGCCTGTGCAATTGTGCTAGCCACAAGACGCCACATGAAGTTCTCTGGTACagcattttgtttttctaaaaGTTAACACATACTAACTCGTATGACATCCAGTCTTGTAATTTCGGCATAACTTCTTACAAACCTCTGATCTTACTTTTACTTCCATCTTCAAACGATCGTTGATAATGTCACCAAAAAGTTCTCTTGGATGCTTTTTGAACACCTCCTCAAGTTCCTCCAAATACTCCTCCTCAAGTTCCCCGCTCGTTTGACTATGCAATTCTCGCAGAGATTCCAAATCATCCTCTGAGAAGTACACTTCAATGTCTCTGATAAACTCACCCTTGCTAATTGAATCCAAACACTCCAGCACTCTACCAGCAAGTTCTAAACTATCAATTCCTCTCTTGATAGCTTTTTCGACTTTAGACAGTTGATTTTCGATTACAGTAGTTTTGATTTCTTCGATTTTTTCCCGAGTTTTCTTATCTAGATCAGTGAAGAAATAGCCAAATTCCTCCATCAGATCAAAATGGCCAATGAACAGCTTCAAAATCTTCTTATAAACTTCTACCACATTACTGTCACCTTTTTCATAATCTTCCAACATTGTCAGGAATTTTTCATAAACATTAGAGTTTTTCTCGAATCGATCCTTGACTTTTTTCAGGTACTTCGTGCATGCTTCGTCGTTCAACTCAAAACCACCATGATTGCGATTGCCATTCTTGCTTTTGCAACTAACCAAAGAAGCGTGATCAGTTTCTTGGCCGTTAAGCAAGAACTTCTTGAATCCTGAAAACAAGATTTCACGACCTTCAAGTGTATCTTCAACAGTGGACATTAAATCTTCGAAACTAATTCTTCTAAATTTGTAGTCTTCCATTCCGAGGAAAAATTTGTCGTACTTATTTTTTCCATCTTCATCGCTGGAGAGGGCTTGTTTCATTTGTTTGATGAATAAAAGTGCTCTATTCTCTAGGGTTAGGCTCCTCAGATTACCACATGAATTTGTGACCGACTCCATTGAACAAAGATTCTGGTTAAGCAAATAAGATAGAGAAATTTTACGACAAAGAGTCTTGTTAAGGCAGTACATATTTTATAGAGAGAATTCAAGTACCAATGAAATCCATCTAGGAATTGGACAACGAATATTGAAATTCAAGTGGGATTCAAATTGgaagtttcctttttcttgtggTTAAGCCAGTACATAATATTTTATAGAGAGAATCCGAGAACAATCAAATCCATCAACGAATTGGATAATGAATATTGAAATTCAAGTGGAATTTAAATTGGGAAGTCTCCCTTTCTTGATTTGTCTGTGTTTCTTTAGTTTACAGAATAAAAAAGAGTtgtcatttttaaaaattcagcATTCCTGTTTTTAAATTCAACAATACtctcttttaaaaaaaagaaaagaaaaaaagcaatTAATTCATGAGGAATATTTTTCAATGCATCTCCATCacctctttttcattttttatatttagtTGCCAATTAATGTGAGTTGGGATCTAATAGCTAAAAAGGCTTGATGACGTAAGTCAGCAACTTGCTGATTGGATACATAAATCGTAAAACAATGTCAAACCTAAGTTACTAGCACGTCTAGAGAGCATGTtggagaaaagaaattttgaacttgacatcaaaattgatcaaatgaactTTTTTCAATTATCTATCCAAAATCCTATATATTTTCATTAGTTGTATTTCCTTAATCATATGTCAAGTGTTAGCTTTTTCGACAAAGTGAAATTAAATCTAGAAAAATTGCAAGTGTAAGGGGGCATTTATGGAAAGTTAGCAAGTGTACGGGGACCCAAGATGTAGTAATGAATCTCGTTACACTCATTAGAAAAATACTTTAACTtttttgtttggaaaatttgatgGCGAATTACGTGATTTCGATTAGATTGTAgttgaaactaaaaataaaaaaaaaaaaagaaagaagggaactCAAACACAATAACAAATGGTAATTGGACCCGGTATCTTTTGAGATTTTGTTAATGAATACTTAGTCTTCAACTCAAAGTTTCCCAACCGTGGTGTCTGCATAGAAGTCCTTCCATGTACATAACTTCTTTCACTATTTATAAGGGCCAGATTCATTCACTTATTAATATACTTTTTGGACAAAGAATAGCTACCATACTACTTGATTTTGTAACATTGGAAACATTTTTCCTGGCTTTCTGATTGGAAAGGCTTAAGGCTGGCAATGTGGATAAATTGAATCAAAACACAGTTTATTTCCACTCAAAATGAAGTAAATGTTACAGCAgaggaagggggaaaaaaaacacaGACACAAGCATCTGCTTACAGTCTTGTCTAGACATAACGCAAAAGGCACAAAGAAGAATGTGCAGAAATGCACTTATTGAAACCCTTTTTTTGCAGAATTTGACCAAAGcaaaaaaagaggggaaaagaaaaagagaacctTTTTTTCAGGAGGTTCTAAATTATTTTTCAGTACTCTCTTCTCTGATCATGCAGGAAGGACATAGGTGGGAACTCCGGGGACCAGAAGAAGTACTGTTCCAATTACGGCATCAACTATCCTAAACACTACCAAAGGGTACCTAAGGATGCCATTTGGGATGTTAAACATGCAGGAATTTTGTGGTATGGTCGCTTTAACATAGCACTTGTTGGGGTCACTTATCAAAGTATCAGCCGTCGTGAAGAGGAAAAAATATGCCCCTTCAAGATTGGTTACACCGGATTTTATAACACTTGAAGCGGAGCCATCTCCACACACGACATCCACCGGTGCATTGGATATCGCGGTGTGAGTTCCTGCTTGGGACAGAGAAGTGTTGCTGCACTCAACAGTTCCTGCAAGGATAGCACCCGCGATGGACGGACCAACGGTGTTGGTATTGGCATTGGCTGCTTGAGCTAATGGAATAGTGACTGAGACAAAAAGGAGAGTCTTGATCAAGAGAAGTGTTGAAGGAAAGGGTGCCATTACTGATTTTTTAAGCTGATGCTAGCTAGTTGGTTTGTGACTTTGTTGTGGTGCTAGGGGTCCTAAACCAGTGCCAATTTATCGGAAAACAGGAGGGGATTCTCAACTTGGCATTGATTATAAGATCCATTTGTCCATTGGCTTTATTCTGAAGCCCATACCTGTGAGCGATTGTACCAGTCTAACAAACCAAACCAGGAGTATGGGATTAAAACAATTCATGTGGATATTGACTTGATTCTTTTTTCAATCTTAAGGAAGCATGGGTTGGACTGAGATGAGTACTGACCCTAACAGAATAACTTCAGCAGAGTATTCTAGCCCTGAATTGTATTTAAATCAATGGCATGTAACAACCTTTGGCAATTTAATTATTAATTTCCTCTCCCACGAGTAAGAAAACAGTCTCCCTTGGCTTCTTATACAGGCTGCAGCAGAATATACTAAAGCAAAAAATATTACAGGTACAAAAGCAAAAGGGGCAGAAGGAATATAATTAAATGCTATCATTCAATTGAGTTCAAAGAATTAATTGATCCACCTTCCAACCTACAGGATCGGTAACTAGTTTTAATTTGACTAATCATAGGCAAGAATTCTTGAAACATACCCCAAATTAGTTACACAAAAATTAGTTAGTTGACTCTGAGTACAACATATTCATCTATGTTCTATCCCAAGTCCCAACAATCATCAAGCATCAGCCGAGCCTTCCTTTTCCTGGAAATGCAATGCAACCGGCGAATTTCTACCAGAAAGTTGAGAGCGTATGATCGATACCTCACTAGTTCCTGTTCTTTCTGCTCCAATTGAGATAATACATCAGGGAAAATCTCTTTGGGACTCTTTTTCAAGGCCTCAATTTTTTCCATATCAAATTGTCCATAAAATCTCTTAAAACATCTGAAACGAAGTCCCCTTAATGGATCTTCAGATTCTGGGGAGGAATTTGACTCAGGATCTGATTCAGGATCGAACTCAGAATCTGGCTTCAAAAGCCCCAAGACTTTCTGCAGGCGTCTGATTGAAGTCCTCAAATTCGACAACAGCACTTCCAGTTCATTCATGTAATCATCGATTGTAAAAACCCGAATCTTTTCAACTTCTTTTCGAGTTTTATGGTCTTGATCGACAACGAAACCCTCGAATTCATATACCAAATCAGCATGGCCAATTAACAGAGTAAAAATCTTCTCAGAAACTTGTGCGATATCTAACTGACGATCCTTATACTTGATCATCATCTCCAAGAACGATTTGTAAACTTCAGGATTGCCTGCGAATCGAGCCCTGACTTTGTCCAAAAACTCGTGGCATTCTTGCCTTCTGGATTCAAAACGGGGATATTTCTTGTTTCTGTTAACAATCCGAACGACCCTTTTGGTTTCTTGTTTTTTAGGCAAGAAATTCTTGAACCCTGAACTCAAATTTCCGCAGCCTTCAAATAAAGCTTCAACAGTAGCAACTAAACCTTCGCGACTCAGTCTGTGATGGTAGAAGTTATCAAGCGCAGAACCAAATTGTTCATACTTGCTTTTTCCGTCATTCAGATAGACAAAGACTTCTTTTACACGTTTGATGAATTCTAAGGCATCATCCATGGTTGGGTTTTCCGTAGATTCTTCCATGGTTTGGCCGTTTGAATCCTTCAGATTTACTTGAACACTAAACATGATGGTACAACAATAAATCCCATATgaattaatttatatatttttcaatagatATAGCAAATCCGTATTCCTTTTGGAGTTGGATGATGAATATTCGTATTCGAGTTGGATTCAAATTccattttcttatattttttgttAGTTTCCAAAAACAAGGAAAGTAACGGTATAAAAGAGAGGCATGTAAAGTGATTAGGTCGGTTTATTATGTGAACACCACAATGTACACCTCGTAGTAGAAGGAGGAGAACTTAAGCAATCAAATGATTAGAATTTCaattaattttgaaattaataATGGATTTTTCTAATGGACGCTTGGGACActcatcaatatatatatatatatatatatattatgtctaATTCACCATGTGAGTGCGTACACTAGAATTTATTGCATTTACATGTAGACAtttttcacattcatttatttttggcaaaaaattaATGCTTGAAACCATCTAACGAGTGTCTCAAGGGCCCACCTTAAACAAACTCTGGCAAAATTTGCAAGCAAAATCTTGATCAAATCTAAAGTTTGTCTTCTAAACATGCaaaataatttttctctttttatgaagaaaatcataaaaagagaaaaatcaataaTAGCAAGTAAATTCGGTAAGACAATTAATCGTTAGCCGTGATTACTACGTTCTTGTCTATTTCGACAAGATTGAACATTTTGTAATTTCCAACAAGGTAAATAATCTTCATGAAAGATAACCTAGTTGTCGAAAGTTTGAAGATTGATATTTGTAcccttttcttaaaattttgttAGATGAAGGTTCTattaattttgataattttgacATAGTCATACATAAGAGATTAGGAAATTCAGAACACTATGGGATAAATATTCAGACCacaagacaaaaagataaagtGTATAACAAAGAAATTTTGTTGAGTTCAACAGTTTTATAAAAAGGTTTAGTTAACAGGTGTTTAGGGTACTCGTTAAGAGGGGCCTCAATTgttaaattttttagaaaaataaaattaatttgggAGAGTATTTAAATGCCTTTATAAGAACATAATTAAATAATTGTTTGAAGATTGATATTTGTTTGAGAACATAATTCAATAAGCCTTTATCATATTAAATAAtgtgtaatttgaaaattttaaatttatttatcgctttatttagttcataatactaaataaaatgattaaatttaattcTAAAAGCATGAAATTTAAACTTTTACTACAAGTACTTTCAACCTCAAAAACTGCACTCCTAATTTTATGAAAGATGTTCACCAAACGCTTCAAAACtacttttaatatttaaaagtgcattttttttaatcaaaagcACTGCAATCCCAAACCGTCCTTAACAGTGTATATTGGAGACATAGGGAATGAAGGATAGATACTATTAAGCATTTGCAATTGGAATATCACGATAATTATTAACCATTTTGGGTTTCAAGTTAAGTTTTCCACAGCTGGGCCAGAAAAAATACTGAGTGGACGTCGTCCCTCCTGTTGCTAGCAAACAACCAACTGAAGAGGCCTTTCTATGGTGGTCAAAAACAAAActtatctagaaaatttatgTATTTCAATCGATTTTGATGGCAAAAATGCTCTTCAAAATTATGACTTGGACATCTTAGATATAATTGTTTGATCTAGTCATGATTTAATTTTAGTTTCAAATAATTTCGTGAGATTGTAAGTCATATTGTTATGAAATTATAGAGGAGGATATAAATCTCACACAGCAGaagcattttctttttctatctaATGAAAATCCCAAAAGCTGAACATCTGAGCTTGTAGGTCTATTCGAATTGCAAAGCTCATGCACAAATCCCTATTCAAGCGTTACTTTATATTGAAAAGTTAACTCCTAAAAGAATTTGGGTATAATCAAACTTgacatttttatttaattatttttcgcgtaaaagaaaatgaacaaaagaagcaTGTATCCGGCTCATTATCTTCTCTTAAATAAAATGTATAAAAAAACCAAAACCTTTTGTTGATAATCCaacttttggtgatttttaCTAATTTAGAAAAGAGGAATAGATTAGATATCTTACTTTTTTGTACACACATacctatattaaaaaaaaaaaaaaagactattaGCAAATCTGGTTGAATAAAATGGAGGACGTAATCACTAGTCTTAAATATGTAATGGCCTGTAGtaatattcttaattttccttATATGGATTGGTTAGGAAAATTTAGAGCAGTGATCTCCCTTGTCACCAACCTAAAGGCTGAGATCCTTAGATCTTTAGCCCATATTAAGCACCAACTTCTAGTGAAGCCAGTGGATGTTACATTGAGCTCCTCATGTATAACTATACTCACCTATGGACTTATCTGTAGAATCTTTCATCATTTTGATAATAACACTACTAATATTTGGATCAAATAAGCTAAAGTTAGCTGATGGCTATTTTGTAAGAatataaaacaagta of Coffea arabica cultivar ET-39 chromosome 5c, Coffea Arabica ET-39 HiFi, whole genome shotgun sequence contains these proteins:
- the LOC140007512 gene encoding paired amphipathic helix protein Sin3-like 4, which produces MEESTENPTMDDALEFIKRVKEVFVYLNDGKSKYEQFGSALDNFYHHRLSREGLVATVEALFEGCGNLSSGFKNFLPKKQETKRVVRIVNRNKKYPRFESRRQECHEFLDKVRARFAGNPEVYKSFLEMMIKYKDRQLDIAQVSEKIFTLLIGHADLVYEFEGFVVDQDHKTRKEVEKIRVFTIDDYMNELEVLLSNLRTSIRRLQKVLGLLKPDSEFDPESDPESNSSPESEDPLRGLRFRCFKRFYGQFDMEKIEALKKSPKEIFPDVLSQLEQKEQELVRYRSYALNFLVEIRRLHCISRKRKARLMLDDCWDLG